One Fragaria vesca subsp. vesca unplaced genomic scaffold, FraVesHawaii_1.0 scf0513139, whole genome shotgun sequence DNA window includes the following coding sequences:
- the LOC101298281 gene encoding methionine aminopeptidase 2B-like, whose translation MAGEDLDENIPCEENDIVESSNGCGEATEQSPTVEKDEDEDKDVSKKKKKKNKSKKKKAQTELTDPQTTSGKTDPQSTSGLTNPQSKSRQTDPPSIPLIDLFPHGEYPEGEIQQYRDDNLWRTTSEEKRELERLEKPLYNSVRRAAEVHLQVRKYIRSILKPGMLMTDLCETLENTVRRLISENGLEAGIAFPTGCSLNWVAAHWTPNTGDKTVLQYDDVMKLDFGTHVDGHIVDCAFTVAFNPMFNPLLEASREATNTGIKESGIDVRLCDVGAAIQEVMESYEVEINGKVFQVKSIRNLNGHSIGPYQIHAGKSVPIVKGGEQTKMEEGEFFAIETFASTGKGYVREDLECSHYMKNFDAGHIPLRLPRAKQLLATINKNFSTLAFCRRYLDRLGETKYLMALKNLCDAGIVQPCPPLCDVKGSYVSQFEHTILLRPTCKEVISRGDDY comes from the exons ATGGCAGGGGAGGACTTGGATGAGAATATTCCTTGCGAGGAAAATGATATCGTAGAATCTTCGAATGGTTGTGGAGAAGCCACTGAACAATCTCCAACCGTTGAGaaagatgaggatgaagacAAAG AtgtttcaaagaaaaagaagaagaaaaataagagcaA GAAAAAGAAAGCACAGACAGAGCTAACTGACCCACAGACTACAAGTGGGAAAACTGATCCACAATCTACAAGTGGGTTGACTAATCCACAATCGAAAAGTAGGCAAACTGATCCACCATCCATTCCACTTATTGATCTATTCCCTCATGGGGAGTATCCTGAGGGTGAAATTCAACAATACAGAGACGA CAACTTGTGGAGAACTACCTctgaagagaagagggagtTGGAGCGCCTTGAAAAACCATTATATAATTCAGTTCGTCGAGCTGCTGAAGTTCATCTCCAG GTACGGAAATACATTAGATCGATCTTAAAGCCTGGAATGTTGATGACTGATTTGTGTGAGACTTTGGAGAACACAGTCCGTAGATTAATATCCGAGAATGGTCTGGAAGCAGGCATTGCATTCCCCACAGGATGCTCTTTGAATTG GGTTGCTGCTCATTGGACCCCAAATACAGGGGACAAGACGGTGCTTCAGTATGATGATGTGATGAAGCTAGATTTTGGAACTCATGTTGATG GTCATATAGTTGACTGTGCCTTTACAGTAGCATTCAATCCTATGTTTAATCCACTACTTGAAGCCTCACGTGAAGCAACAAATACTGGTATCAAG GAGTCTGGAATTGATGTGCGTCTTTGTGATGTTGGTGCTGCAATTCAAGAAGTCATGGAATCATATGAGGTTGAAATCAATGGGAAGGTGTTTCAAG TTAAAAGTATCCGGAACTTGAATGGACATAGCATTGGACCTTACCAAATCCATGCTGGAAAATCAGTTCCCATTGTAAAAGGAGGGGAGCAGACAAAAATGGAAGAGGGTGAATTTTTTGCAATCGAAACTTTCGCATCAACTG GGAAAGGATATGTCAGAGAAGATCTAGAGTGCAGCCATTACATGAAAAATTTTGATGCGGGTCACATCCCACTGAGGCTGCCTAGGGCAAAGCAACTGCTAGCAACAATTAACAAGAACTTCTCCACATTGGCCTTCTGCAGGCGATATTTAGACCGCCTGGGGGAGACAAAGTATCTTATGGCGCTTAAGAATTTATGTGATGCTGGCATTGTGCAG CCCTGTCCTCCTCTCTGTGATGTTAAGGGAAGCTATGTATCTCAGTTTGAACATACAATTTTACTTCGGCCAACCTGTAAAGAGGTCATATCAAGAGGCGATGATTACTGA